The genomic interval GGCCATATCGAGATCGCCTTTCGGGCCGGCCTGGCGGGCATGTTTCTCTTCGCGTTCACGGACGACTGGCACACCGGCGGCCATCAAATTGAGAATTGGTTTTTCGGGCTGACGACGCGGGATCGAAAACCGCGCGGAGCGTTTCACGTCGTGGCTGAACGGTACAAACGCGCCCCGCATTTCCCGCTGCCGCAATACCCGAAGGTGAGTATCGTGGTGGCGAGCTACAACGGTGCGCGCACCCTGCCGTCGTGCCTCGATTCGCTCACCCACCTTAATTACCCGAATTACGAGATCGTCCTTGTGGACGATGGTTCGACGGACGACACGGCGCGCGTCGTGGCCCACTACCCGACCGTGCGCGCAATCCACCAGCCGAACATGGGGTTGAGCGCCGCGCGCAACGCCGGCATCCACGCCGCCACGGGTGAAATTGTCGCGTTCACCGATAGTGATTGTCGCGCCGATGAAGACTGGCTGTACTATCTTGTCGGGGATTTGCTCAAGACCGACGCCAGCGCGATCGGTGGCCACAATTTTCCGCCGCCTGAAGACAGTCCCATCGCCGGCTGTGTCGCGGTTTCGCCGGGCGGCCCGGCGCATGTGATGCTCGACGACCGCAACGCGGAGCACATCCCGGGCTGTAACATGGCCTTTTGGAGGTGGGCTCTCGAGGAGACACACGGGTTCGATGCCCAGTTTCGCGCGGCGGGCGACGACGTGGACATTTGCTGGCGCCTGCTCCAGCGCGGCCGCAAGATCGCCTTTTCCCACGCGGGTTTTGTCTGGCACTACCGTCGCAACACCATCCAGGCCTACCTGAAGCAGCAGCGCGGTTACGGTATCGCGGAGTCGCTGTTGCGGCGCAAGCACCCGGAGTACTTCAACAGCCTCGGCGGGATGCGCTGGCGCGGGCGCATTTACAGTCCGTCGAAGATCGCCGGGTTCTTCGGCAAATTCGTGATCTATCACGGCACCTTTGGGAGTGCGCTTTTTCAGACGTTGTACACGCCCGAACCCAGCGGCCTGCTGACGCTTTTAACAAGCCTGGAGTGGCATGTCTTATTTACAGTGGGCGCGTTTCTGCTCGCAACAGTCTGGCCGGCCTTGTGGCCGTTGCCTGTGTTGACGGTGCTCGCGAGCCTGGCCATGGCAACGGCCGCGGCGGTGCGCGTCGAGTTGCCACCGTGGCAGATGCGCTGGTGGTCGCGTCCGCTGGTGGCGATCTTGTATCTCTCGCAGCCGATTGTGCGTGGGTGGCAGAGATACGGGCGGCGGTTGCGCCGCTCCGAGACGCCGGTTGCAGCGCGCGAAACTGTGCGCGCCCTGGCGGCGCAACAGGAAGGACTGGGTTCCATGCATACGCTCAATTATTGGAACGAAAAGAGCATCGAGCGCTTCACATTCCTCGAAGCGCTGCTGGAAGTGCTCGACCGCGACCAATGGCAGTCGCGCGCCGATTGCGGTTGGGATGAATTTGATGTGACCATCTACGGGGACCGTTTCAGCAAGGTGCTCGTGAAGACTGTGTCAGAGAACCATGGCGGCGAGAAGCGTCTGTTGCGAGCGCGTCTCGAAGGCGGCTGGACATTGCTCGGGAAAATGTCGTTCTTTGGTGTGGTGGTCGGGATGTGTCTCTCCTCACGATTGTGGTGGTCACTGGCCTTGCCATCGTCGCAAGTCCCGCTGTTGATGCTGTGGGGGTTGACGGCCCTGCCGCTGGTGCTGATCGGTCTCTGGGTGAGCTACCTTCATCTGCGCACGCGCCGCACGGTGCGGCTGGCAACCGCCGTGCTGGATCTTTGCGCCCAGGACCTGAAATTAATCAAACTCAACGCACCAAAGAAGTTCGTTAAACCCGATTAGCGTGGCACCGGCAGGTCGCACGCCTGCAACATCGCCCGCAGCACTTTGTCCGAATCGAAATACTCTTCGGCAATCCGCCGCGCCGCCCGGCAGTTGCGCTCGTAATCCTTTTCGATTTCCTCGACGGCAGCCACGACGTCATCCGCCGTTCGGAAAGCGAAGAGTCCCTCGCCACACGGCAGGAATTCGCTGAAACCGGTGTCCTGTACGATTACGGGTTTGCCCGAAGCAAGATAAGCCGCAGTACGGTCGCTGAACCAGCCGCTTTTTGACTTCACCTCAAGGTTGACCGCCACGCTGAATTCGCCGCGCGACCCGGCGATATACTCGCAGTAACTGCGGGGCGTGGCTGTGACTTGCAACGGGTCGGCGATTCGCCAACCGGCGGAGGCGATTTCCGTTCGCGGCGCGTTGGGACCAGCCAGCGCAACCTCAAAAATCGGACCAAGACGTTTCGGCAGGTCAATGAAGCGGAGGAACTCGACGTTCTTTTGCCCGTACTCGACGCCCTGGTATATCATTGGCTTCCGTGCGCTCCAGCTCATGACGGTCGTGAACCACTTGGCGTCGGGCGTGAACCGTGTCGGGAGCAATTCCAGCGCGATCGGTTGCCGCGTCGGTCGCCACGTGAGGCCGTGGCTGGGAATCGGGCAATCCGGTTTGCCGATGCGCTCGCCAAACGTGAAATGCCAATGGAAATCGTATGGCGAGGCAAATCCGCCGCAGGATGGCGTCGGCGTCCGGGACATGCCGAATTGGGTAAATCCAGGGTCGGTATCGATGAAGATGCGGTTGCGGGTCTCACGAAACTCTTCCAACCAGGTGACCGACGCGAGGCTTACCAGCACTTCGGCCTCGCGACACCATTGCAGGATTTGTTCGCGCGGTTGACCGTGCCAAATGCCATGTGCATCCACAAAACTCCAATGGCGCAACCCCAGCGTGTCGAGAACACGTTGCGTTTGCGCGAGGCCGTACGCTGGGTCGTCAGTCATTGCGTTGGTGCGCGGATCGTAACAGGAGTGCGACCAACCATAATGTTCGACGAACACAACTTCATAGCCGAGCCGCTGCAGTCCTGCCAGGAAATGGAGTTGTGAAAGAATATGACCACCCAGCGGATAGCGCACCAGATAGCCGGCAACGATGGCGAGGGGGCGGCTCACGCGCCCGCCCTGGTGATGAGGTCGGCCAGAACGTTCCGTGCGTCGAACATCTGTCCAGCCAACTCACGCGCGGCGCGAGAATGCGCAGCGTAGTCGGCGCTGACCGCCTCGACACCCGCGAGCGCTTCGTCGATGGTTTGGTAGGCGAAAAGTCCATGGCCGGTCGGATAAATGTTGCTCCAACCAGTGTCTTGCAATACGCAGGGGCGGCCCAGCGCAAGGTAACACGCACTGCGGCAACTGAACCAGCCGCTACGGGATTTGACGTAGCCCTCCTTCGCGACGCTCCATTCGCCCTTCGAGCGGCGCAGGTACTCCCGATACGTCCAGGGATCTGGCAAATGCTCGGCGGGTTCGATGATCTGCCAGCCCTTCTGTTGCAGCATCGCGGTTGGGCGTTTCATGCCCGGACCCATGCCCATCGCGATCTCAAACTTCTGGGGAGTTCGCCCCGGCAGATCGGCGAACTTTAGGAATTCGACGTCCTTTTGTCCCCATGTTTCGCCGCTA from Verrucomicrobiia bacterium carries:
- a CDS encoding glycosyltransferase, with the protein product MSRPLAIVAGYLVRYPLGGHILSQLHFLAGLQRLGYEVVFVEHYGWSHSCYDPRTNAMTDDPAYGLAQTQRVLDTLGLRHWSFVDAHGIWHGQPREQILQWCREAEVLVSLASVTWLEEFRETRNRIFIDTDPGFTQFGMSRTPTPSCGGFASPYDFHWHFTFGERIGKPDCPIPSHGLTWRPTRQPIALELLPTRFTPDAKWFTTVMSWSARKPMIYQGVEYGQKNVEFLRFIDLPKRLGPIFEVALAGPNAPRTEIASAGWRIADPLQVTATPRSYCEYIAGSRGEFSVAVNLEVKSKSGWFSDRTAAYLASGKPVIVQDTGFSEFLPCGEGLFAFRTADDVVAAVEEIEKDYERNCRAARRIAEEYFDSDKVLRAMLQACDLPVPR
- a CDS encoding glycosyltransferase, whose translation is MTRTDVARTKSPGVVAPTERVVTEGKFFRIGSQKFHPRGVTYGPFQPDQAGSTFPKPEQAERDFALMKELNANCLRVYHVPPHWFLDLAQQHGLKVLVDYYWPKHTCFLEDRETIQFARDATRRAAEALKGHPAVFALTLANEIPPDIARWYGAKRIAHFIDGLAAIVKEVDPQRLVTFVNFPTTEFLQPASLDFVSFNVYLHEPRPFANYLDRLQNIAGDKPLLLAEFGVDSQREGEETKAQILGGHIEIAFRAGLAGMFLFAFTDDWHTGGHQIENWFFGLTTRDRKPRGAFHVVAERYKRAPHFPLPQYPKVSIVVASYNGARTLPSCLDSLTHLNYPNYEIVLVDDGSTDDTARVVAHYPTVRAIHQPNMGLSAARNAGIHAATGEIVAFTDSDCRADEDWLYYLVGDLLKTDASAIGGHNFPPPEDSPIAGCVAVSPGGPAHVMLDDRNAEHIPGCNMAFWRWALEETHGFDAQFRAAGDDVDICWRLLQRGRKIAFSHAGFVWHYRRNTIQAYLKQQRGYGIAESLLRRKHPEYFNSLGGMRWRGRIYSPSKIAGFFGKFVIYHGTFGSALFQTLYTPEPSGLLTLLTSLEWHVLFTVGAFLLATVWPALWPLPVLTVLASLAMATAAAVRVELPPWQMRWWSRPLVAILYLSQPIVRGWQRYGRRLRRSETPVAARETVRALAAQQEGLGSMHTLNYWNEKSIERFTFLEALLEVLDRDQWQSRADCGWDEFDVTIYGDRFSKVLVKTVSENHGGEKRLLRARLEGGWTLLGKMSFFGVVVGMCLSSRLWWSLALPSSQVPLLMLWGLTALPLVLIGLWVSYLHLRTRRTVRLATAVLDLCAQDLKLIKLNAPKKFVKPD